Below is a window of Aerococcus viridans DNA.
AAGTCTAAAAAATTTTCAAAAAACTTTTGCCCAAACTGTTGAAATCTATAATATCTGATGCTATACTATTCAAGTACGATATTTTTGAGCAAAAAAATCTCAAGAATAGCATCATATGGAGGGATAGCGAAGTGGCCAAACGCAGCGGACTGTAAATCCGTTCCTTCGGGTTCGAAGGTTCAAATCCTTCTCCCTCCATTACATTGGGATATAGCCAAGCGGTAAGGCAACAGACTTTGACTCTGTCATGCGTTGGTTCGAATCCAGCTATCCCAGTAATATAAACCAAGAAGACTAGGCGAGAGCCTAGTTTTTTTATTGCTTTGAAATAAGAAAACCCCAACAGCTTATCTAAATATTTGTATTATTAGACATTTAAAAAGAATTTTTCGCAATTATTATCTGTCATGTTACAGAATCATTGCGATTTGACATGAACTTAGAATGCTTATATAAAGAGTTTGTTAAAGACTTTGTTTATTTAATTCGTAATAAAAACGCACAATTTTCCAATAATATGACATAGTTTGTGAAAAAATCTTTCTTATCACTTTAAATATATAATATTAGCTTTATAACGTTACAAAGTTGTTACAAATTTACATAAGGTTTTCAAAAACCCCGGATTTAATGTCAAGGCAGTTAAGAGGCTTTAACAGATGCCTGATTTACATGACTTAAAAAAATGCCCGTGTTAAGATATTGCTTGTAGATGAGACAGGTGTTCTTTATCTAGAATATAGCCGCACGATAAAGATGCGGTAAATAGTGGGCCATCCACTAGATGGAAGCAGACAACTTAAAAAAATAAAATTAAAAAGCAGTATTCTTATTAAGGGGAGTATTTATACATGAAATTGAACAAAATTATCTTAGGTACGTCATTTGCATTAGCAGGTTTATTCGCTGCTACAAACAACAACAACGTAGAAGCGGCTACTTGGTCTGCTCGTACAGTTGCTGAAGTTTCAGCCGACTTAGAAGCTACAGACGATACAACAACTTCATACACTATCCAGTACGGTGATACTTTAGCAGCTATCGCTAAAGCATCTGACGTAAGTGTGAATGCATTAGTAGCAATCAACGACATCCAAAACGCTAACGTAATCTTCCCAGGCACTAAACTTTCATTCACTAAAGATGAAACTACTGGTGAAGTGAACGAAGTGACAGTAGAAGACTCTGCAACTGAAGAAGCAACTACTTATGATGTAGCTGAAGAAGAAGTAACTGAAACAACTTACGAAGCGCCAGCTGAAGAAACTTATGTAGCAGAAGAAACTACATATGAAGAACCAGCAGCGGAAACAACTACTTCATACTCTTCTAACTCAGCTAAAGACATTATTATGCAACGTGAATCAGGTGGAAACCCTACTGCAACAAATGGTCAATACTATGGTTTATTCCAATTAGGCGACCACTTAATTAGTGACGGTGCGTCTGTCGCTGAACAACATAGAGTAGCGGATAATTACGTTGCTGAACGTTACGGTTCATGGGATGCTGCTTTAGCATTCTGGAATGCAAACGGTTTTTACTAAGATAAAGTTTCTTCTATAAGAAATTTTAT
It encodes the following:
- a CDS encoding LysM peptidoglycan-binding domain-containing protein gives rise to the protein MKLNKIILGTSFALAGLFAATNNNNVEAATWSARTVAEVSADLEATDDTTTSYTIQYGDTLAAIAKASDVSVNALVAINDIQNANVIFPGTKLSFTKDETTGEVNEVTVEDSATEEATTYDVAEEEVTETTYEAPAEETYVAEETTYEEPAAETTTSYSSNSAKDIIMQRESGGNPTATNGQYYGLFQLGDHLISDGASVAEQHRVADNYVAERYGSWDAALAFWNANGFY